The proteins below come from a single Pseudomonas chlororaphis genomic window:
- a CDS encoding epimerase — protein sequence MNVFITGAAGFIGGSIATGLVRAGHRVTGLVRNAEQASELTALGIEPVIGTLDDSALLAEQARAADAVINAASSDHRGAVEALIDGLKGSNKVLLHTSGSSIVGDASGGHHSDEIYQENHLPQPTADKAARVAIDTLVLDAARQGVNSAVICNTLIYGHSLGVRRDSVQLPRLLKQARKSGVVRHVGPGQNIWSNVHIEDVVQLYTLALSRNVPGTFYFVESGEASFIDMTTAMAQALGLGQPQDWPLAEAEAEWGYEMANYGLGSNSRVRGRNARELLGWVPKRTSVVEWIRNEMV from the coding sequence ATGAACGTATTCATCACCGGCGCCGCCGGTTTCATCGGCGGTTCCATCGCCACCGGTTTGGTTCGCGCCGGGCATCGAGTCACCGGGTTGGTGCGCAACGCCGAGCAGGCGAGCGAACTGACTGCGCTGGGCATCGAGCCGGTGATCGGCACCCTTGACGACAGCGCGCTGCTGGCCGAGCAGGCCCGTGCCGCCGACGCGGTGATCAACGCCGCCAGCAGTGACCACCGCGGGGCGGTCGAAGCCTTGATCGACGGGCTCAAGGGCTCGAACAAGGTGCTGCTGCACACCAGCGGTTCGAGCATTGTCGGCGACGCTTCGGGCGGGCATCACAGCGATGAGATCTACCAGGAAAACCACTTGCCGCAGCCCACTGCCGACAAGGCCGCGCGTGTCGCGATCGATACGCTGGTGCTGGACGCCGCCAGGCAGGGCGTGAATTCGGCGGTGATCTGCAACACCCTGATCTACGGCCACAGCCTGGGCGTCAGGCGCGACAGCGTGCAATTGCCTCGCTTGCTCAAGCAAGCGCGCAAGAGCGGGGTGGTGCGGCATGTCGGGCCGGGGCAGAACATCTGGTCCAACGTGCACATCGAAGACGTGGTCCAGTTGTACACACTGGCCCTGAGCCGCAATGTGCCGGGCACGTTCTACTTCGTCGAAAGCGGCGAGGCCTCGTTCATCGACATGACCACCGCCATGGCCCAGGCCCTTGGCCTCGGGCAGCCACAGGACTGGCCATTGGCCGAGGCCGAGGCCGAATGGGGCTACGAAATGGCCAACTACGGCCTGGGCTCCAACAGCCGCGTGCGTGGCCGCAATGCTCGTGAACTGCTGGGCTGGGTGCCGAAGCGGACGTCGGTGGTGGAGTGGATACGCAACGAGATGGTGTGA
- a CDS encoding LysR family transcriptional regulator: MKARSDELQIFVCVIECGSISAAAEQVGQTPSAVSRTLSRLEAKLETTLINRTTRRMDLTEEGKYFFEQAKGILDQMDELEERLSSRQKNPAGRLRINAASPFMLHAIVPHIEEFRSLYPDIQLELNSNDLIIDLLEQSTDVAIRIGTLTDSTLHARSLGCSPLHILASPAYLKRHGTPASVAELAEHALLGFAQNEGLNRWPLRHVHGDRWPIQPLISASSGETVRHLALEGQGIACLSDFMTRDDIRTGRLKVLLAEANSGYRQPIHAVYYRNSQLALRIQCFLDFIQGKLADYASREFKGDS; encoded by the coding sequence GTGAAAGCCAGATCCGACGAACTGCAGATCTTCGTCTGCGTCATCGAGTGCGGGTCGATTTCCGCCGCCGCCGAGCAGGTCGGGCAAACGCCGTCGGCGGTCAGCCGCACGTTGTCGCGCCTGGAAGCCAAGCTCGAGACCACGCTGATCAACCGCACCACGCGGCGCATGGATCTGACGGAGGAGGGCAAGTATTTCTTCGAGCAGGCCAAGGGCATTCTCGACCAGATGGACGAACTGGAAGAGCGTCTGTCGTCGCGCCAGAAAAACCCCGCCGGGCGCTTGCGGATCAACGCCGCGTCGCCGTTCATGCTCCACGCCATCGTCCCTCACATCGAAGAGTTCCGCAGCCTTTACCCGGACATCCAGCTTGAACTCAACAGCAATGACTTGATCATCGATTTGCTGGAGCAAAGCACCGACGTCGCCATTCGCATCGGCACCCTCACCGACTCGACGCTGCACGCCCGCTCGCTGGGTTGCAGCCCGCTGCACATCCTGGCGAGCCCGGCTTACCTGAAGCGACACGGTACTCCCGCCAGCGTCGCTGAACTGGCGGAGCATGCGTTGCTGGGATTTGCCCAGAACGAAGGGCTCAACCGGTGGCCGTTGCGCCATGTGCACGGCGACCGCTGGCCGATCCAGCCGCTCATCAGCGCTTCCAGTGGCGAAACAGTGCGGCACCTGGCGCTGGAAGGCCAGGGCATTGCCTGCCTGTCGGACTTCATGACCCGTGACGACATCCGTACCGGCCGGTTGAAGGTGCTGCTGGCGGAGGCCAACAGCGGCTACCGCCAGCCGATTCATGCGGTGTACTACCGCAACTCCCAACTGGCGTTGCGGATCCAGTGCTTTCTCGATTTCATCCAAGGCAAGCTCGCCGACTACGCCTCGCGGGAATTCAAGGGCGATTCGTGA
- a CDS encoding NADPH quinone reductase MdaB (involved in drug resistance) encodes MKKVLLLNGGKQFAHSDGRYNATLHDTALSVLDRGGLDVKTTFIDGGYDIQEEVAKFLWADVIIYQMPGWWMGAPWTVKKYIDEVFTEGHGSLYASDGRTRSDASQKYGSGGLIQGKQYLLSLTWNAPQQAFDDPTDFFEAKGVDAVYFPFHKANQFLGMTALPTFLCVDVMKRPNIEADVARYEQHLVEVFGLKA; translated from the coding sequence ATGAAAAAAGTCCTGTTGCTCAACGGCGGCAAACAATTCGCCCACTCCGATGGTCGCTACAACGCCACCCTTCACGACACGGCGCTCAGCGTGCTGGACCGTGGCGGCCTGGATGTGAAGACCACGTTCATCGACGGCGGCTACGACATCCAGGAAGAGGTGGCCAAGTTCCTCTGGGCCGACGTGATCATCTACCAGATGCCCGGCTGGTGGATGGGCGCGCCGTGGACCGTGAAAAAATACATCGACGAAGTCTTCACCGAGGGCCATGGCAGCCTTTATGCCAGCGACGGTCGAACCCGCTCCGACGCCTCTCAGAAGTACGGCAGCGGTGGCCTGATACAAGGCAAACAATACCTGTTGTCCCTGACCTGGAACGCCCCGCAACAGGCCTTCGACGACCCCACCGACTTCTTCGAGGCCAAAGGTGTGGACGCGGTGTATTTCCCCTTCCACAAGGCCAATCAGTTCCTCGGCATGACCGCGCTGCCGACGTTCCTGTGCGTGGACGTGATGAAGCGCCCGAACATCGAGGCGGATGTGGCGCGGTATGAGCAGCATCTGGTTGAGGTGTTCGGTCTGAAGGCTTGA
- a CDS encoding antibiotic biosynthesis monooxygenase — MSEQHAFILHAKTRPEKADAFEALFRAYVEPSRAEPGCIEYHMLRDQQDPTLFIFYEVWASQAHLDVHSNLPHMQQFFAQRMDYLERDFEIRRIDMLSPSSASR, encoded by the coding sequence ATGAGCGAGCAACACGCTTTCATCCTTCACGCCAAGACCCGCCCGGAAAAAGCCGACGCCTTCGAAGCACTGTTTCGCGCCTATGTCGAACCGAGCCGCGCCGAACCCGGCTGCATCGAATACCACATGCTGCGGGACCAGCAGGACCCCACGCTGTTTATCTTCTACGAGGTGTGGGCCTCCCAGGCACACCTGGACGTGCACTCGAACCTGCCGCACATGCAGCAATTCTTCGCGCAGCGCATGGATTACCTGGAGCGCGACTTCGAGATCCGTCGCATCGACATGCTCAGCCCATCCTCGGCTAGCCGCTGA
- a CDS encoding membrane protein encodes MNTLIAFYQNLGPALSLLVMVTFLLAGTLKGVIGLGLPTLSMGLLGLAMAPTQAAALLVIPATLTNVWQLAFGGHLRALIRRLWPLLLAIGLGTGLGTLWIGMTGGAWVVRALGGALLLYALAGLLLPTLRVGAGVEPWLGPLCGMITGVITSATGVFVIPAVPYLQALGLDKDELVQALGLSFTVSTLALAAGLFWRDALGVGEMSASLLALLPALLGMWLGQWLRQRINAVLFKRVFFVGLGVLGGHLLISG; translated from the coding sequence ATGAACACACTCATCGCTTTCTATCAGAACCTTGGTCCGGCCCTTTCTTTATTGGTCATGGTCACCTTCTTGCTGGCTGGCACCCTCAAGGGCGTCATCGGCCTCGGCTTGCCGACCCTTTCCATGGGCTTGCTCGGGCTGGCTATGGCGCCGACGCAGGCTGCGGCGCTGCTGGTCATTCCGGCGACCCTGACCAACGTCTGGCAACTGGCGTTTGGTGGGCACCTGCGAGCGTTGATCCGGCGATTGTGGCCGTTGCTCCTGGCGATAGGCCTGGGCACCGGGCTCGGTACGCTGTGGATCGGCATGACGGGCGGGGCGTGGGTCGTGCGTGCCTTGGGCGGAGCCTTGTTGCTGTATGCACTGGCCGGGCTGTTGCTGCCGACGCTGCGGGTGGGGGCTGGTGTCGAGCCGTGGCTCGGCCCGCTGTGCGGAATGATCACCGGCGTCATCACCAGCGCCACCGGGGTGTTCGTGATTCCGGCGGTGCCTTATCTGCAAGCCTTGGGCTTGGACAAGGATGAGCTGGTGCAGGCCCTGGGCCTGTCGTTCACGGTCTCGACCCTGGCCCTGGCCGCCGGCCTGTTCTGGCGCGACGCCCTGGGCGTGGGTGAGATGAGCGCTTCATTGCTGGCGTTGTTGCCGGCGCTGCTGGGCATGTGGCTGGGGCAATGGTTGCGCCAGCGGATCAACGCCGTGTTGTTCAAGCGTGTGTTCTTCGTGGGCCTCGGGGTGCTCGGCGGCCATCTGCTGATCAGCGGCTAG
- a CDS encoding LysR family transcriptional regulator — MHFDLTDLRLYLNTLDTGNITAGAARSHLSLAAASARVRAMEASLGIDLLERGRRGVTPTPAGKALAQHARVLLQQAERLQQDLAEYAKGVKGRVRLLCNTSAMTEYLPELLADFLQAHLNLDIDLQELPSSRITHALRQGAADLGIVSDAVDTDGLQTWPFRDDPLVLILPTGHPLADGRAVRFSETLSHDYVGLNASSALAIHLEEQALHIGSRMQVRIRVDGFDGMIRMVAHGAGIAIVPKAAIDRRPPEPSYQCLPLQEPWAHRALLLCARDFDALPAYARALARHLAG; from the coding sequence ATGCACTTCGACCTCACCGACCTGCGCCTCTACCTGAACACCCTCGACACCGGCAACATCACCGCCGGTGCGGCTCGTAGCCATTTGTCGCTGGCGGCGGCCAGTGCTCGCGTCCGGGCCATGGAGGCGTCCCTGGGCATCGACCTGCTCGAACGCGGCCGGCGCGGCGTGACGCCGACTCCCGCAGGCAAAGCCCTGGCCCAGCATGCCCGAGTCTTGCTGCAACAGGCCGAACGCCTGCAACAAGACCTGGCCGAATACGCCAAGGGCGTCAAAGGCCGGGTGCGGTTGCTGTGCAATACCAGCGCCATGACCGAATACCTGCCCGAGCTGTTGGCCGATTTTCTCCAGGCCCATCTCAACCTCGACATTGACCTGCAGGAATTGCCCAGCTCACGGATCACCCATGCGCTGCGCCAAGGCGCGGCAGACCTCGGGATCGTTTCCGACGCAGTGGACACCGATGGCCTTCAGACCTGGCCTTTTCGGGACGATCCGCTGGTATTGATCCTACCGACCGGACACCCCCTGGCTGACGGTCGCGCCGTACGTTTCAGCGAGACCCTCAGCCACGATTATGTCGGCCTGAATGCATCCAGCGCCCTGGCGATCCACCTGGAAGAGCAGGCACTGCACATCGGCTCACGCATGCAAGTGCGCATTCGCGTCGATGGTTTCGACGGGATGATTCGTATGGTGGCCCATGGTGCAGGCATTGCCATCGTGCCGAAGGCGGCCATCGACCGGCGCCCACCCGAGCCTTCGTATCAATGCCTCCCGCTGCAAGAGCCCTGGGCGCACCGGGCGCTGTTGCTGTGTGCCCGCGACTTCGACGCTTTGCCCGCCTATGCCAGGGCCCTGGCGCGGCATCTGGCCGGTTGA
- a CDS encoding cupin, translated as MTAPITVLRDTHPLPVLDACKWEKLEGDPHTVNLNAYTSEDGSKIMGTWICTPGKWRVDYVKWEYCHFQEGYCVITPDGMAPIHLRAGDIFVVEPGMKGTWEVVETVRKYFVFA; from the coding sequence ATGACCGCACCCATCACCGTCCTGCGCGACACCCATCCGCTGCCCGTACTCGACGCCTGCAAATGGGAAAAACTTGAAGGCGACCCGCACACCGTCAACCTCAACGCCTACACCAGCGAAGACGGCAGCAAGATCATGGGCACCTGGATCTGCACCCCCGGCAAATGGCGGGTGGATTATGTGAAGTGGGAATACTGCCATTTCCAGGAAGGCTACTGCGTCATCACCCCCGACGGCATGGCGCCGATCCACCTGCGTGCCGGTGACATCTTTGTGGTCGAGCCCGGCATGAAAGGCACCTGGGAAGTGGTCGAGACCGTGCGCAAATACTTCGTCTTTGCCTGA
- a CDS encoding 3-hydroxyisobutyrate dehydrogenase codes for MNIAFIGLGNMGAPMARNLLKAGHSLNLFDLNQTVLAELAALGGTISASPRDAAQGAGLVITMLPAAAHVRSVWLGEDGVLAGIAAGTPAVDCSTIDPQTAREVAAAAAKQGVAMADAPVSGGTGGAAAGTLTFMVGASTELFATLQPVLAQMGRNIVHCGDVGTGQIAKICNNLLLGISMVGLSEAMALGDALGIDTQVLAGIINSSTGRCWSSDTYNPWPGVIETAPASRGYTGGFGADLMLKDLGLATEAARQAHQPVVLGAVAQQLYQAMSQRGEGGKDFSAIVNSYRKPQ; via the coding sequence ATGAACATCGCATTTATCGGCCTTGGCAACATGGGCGCCCCGATGGCGCGCAACCTGCTCAAGGCCGGCCATTCGTTGAACCTGTTCGACCTGAACCAGACGGTATTGGCCGAGCTGGCGGCGTTGGGCGGCACGATCAGCGCCTCGCCGCGCGATGCGGCCCAAGGGGCTGGACTGGTGATCACCATGTTGCCGGCCGCGGCTCATGTGCGCAGTGTCTGGCTGGGTGAAGACGGCGTACTGGCCGGGATCGCCGCCGGCACGCCCGCGGTGGATTGCAGCACCATCGATCCGCAGACCGCCCGCGAGGTCGCCGCCGCTGCCGCCAAGCAGGGCGTGGCGATGGCCGACGCACCGGTCTCGGGTGGCACCGGTGGCGCGGCGGCCGGCACGCTGACGTTCATGGTGGGCGCGAGCACAGAACTGTTCGCGACCCTGCAACCGGTGCTGGCGCAGATGGGCCGCAACATCGTGCATTGCGGCGACGTCGGCACGGGGCAGATCGCCAAGATCTGCAACAACCTGCTGCTGGGGATTTCCATGGTCGGCCTCAGCGAAGCCATGGCCCTGGGCGACGCCTTGGGCATCGACACCCAGGTGCTGGCCGGCATCATCAACAGTTCGACGGGCCGTTGCTGGAGCTCGGACACTTACAACCCATGGCCGGGCGTGATCGAAACCGCGCCGGCGTCCCGGGGTTACACCGGTGGCTTTGGCGCCGACCTGATGCTCAAGGACCTGGGCCTGGCCACCGAGGCCGCGCGACAAGCCCATCAGCCGGTGGTGCTGGGGGCGGTGGCGCAGCAGTTGTACCAGGCGATGAGCCAGCGCGGCGAGGGCGGCAAGGATTTTTCAGCGATCGTTAACAGCTATCGCAAGCCGCAGTAA
- a CDS encoding methylmalonate-semialdehyde dehydrogenase — MNVSLTPSDTTLQTVKLLIDGEWVESQSSEWHDIVNPATQQVLAKVPFATAAEVDAAIAAAQHAFQTWKLTPIGARMRIMLKLQALIREHSKRIAAVLSAEQGKTIADAEGDIFRGLEVVEHACSIGTLQMGEFAENVAGGVDTYTLRQPIGVCAGITPFNFPAMIPLWMFPMAIACGNTFVLKPSEQDPLSTMLLVELAIEAGVPAGVLNVVHGGKDVVDALCTHRDIQAVSFVGSTAVGTHVYDLAGRHGKRVQSMMGAKNHAVVLPDANREQTLNALVGAGFGAAGQRCMATSVVVMVGAARQWLPELKALAQKLKVNAGSEPGTDVGPVISKRAKARILELIESGVQQGAKLELDGRDIRVPGFEQGNFVGPTLFSGVTTDMRIYTEEIFGPVLVVLEVDTLDQAIALVNANPFGNGTGLFTQSGAAARKFQSEIDVGQVGINIPIPVPVPFFSFTGSRGSKLGDLGPYGKQVVQFYTQTKTVTARWFDDDSVNDGVNTTINLR; from the coding sequence ATGAATGTTTCCCTTACCCCCAGCGATACCACCCTGCAAACCGTCAAACTGCTGATCGATGGCGAGTGGGTTGAATCCCAGTCCAGCGAATGGCACGACATCGTCAACCCGGCCACCCAGCAGGTGCTGGCGAAAGTCCCCTTTGCCACGGCGGCGGAAGTCGATGCCGCCATCGCCGCTGCCCAGCACGCGTTCCAGACCTGGAAGCTGACGCCCATCGGGGCACGCATGCGCATCATGCTCAAGCTCCAGGCGTTGATCCGCGAACACTCCAAGCGTATCGCCGCCGTGCTCAGCGCCGAGCAGGGCAAGACCATCGCTGACGCCGAGGGTGACATTTTCCGTGGCCTGGAAGTGGTCGAGCACGCCTGCTCCATCGGCACCCTGCAAATGGGCGAGTTCGCCGAGAACGTCGCCGGTGGCGTCGACACCTACACCCTGCGCCAACCGATCGGGGTGTGCGCGGGCATTACGCCGTTCAACTTCCCGGCGATGATCCCGCTATGGATGTTTCCGATGGCCATCGCCTGCGGCAACACCTTCGTGCTCAAGCCCTCGGAACAGGATCCGCTGTCGACCATGCTGTTGGTGGAGCTGGCGATCGAGGCCGGTGTGCCGGCGGGCGTGCTCAATGTGGTGCACGGCGGCAAGGACGTGGTGGATGCGCTCTGCACCCACCGGGACATCCAGGCGGTGTCCTTCGTCGGCTCGACTGCGGTCGGCACCCATGTGTATGACCTGGCGGGCCGCCATGGCAAGCGCGTGCAATCGATGATGGGCGCCAAGAACCACGCGGTGGTGCTGCCGGACGCCAACCGCGAGCAAACCCTCAATGCCCTGGTCGGCGCCGGTTTCGGCGCGGCGGGCCAGCGCTGCATGGCCACCTCGGTGGTGGTGATGGTGGGCGCGGCCAGGCAGTGGTTGCCGGAGTTGAAGGCACTGGCGCAAAAACTCAAGGTCAACGCCGGCAGTGAGCCGGGCACGGACGTGGGGCCGGTGATTTCCAAGCGGGCCAAGGCACGGATCCTCGAGTTGATCGAGAGCGGCGTGCAGCAAGGGGCGAAGCTGGAACTCGACGGCCGTGACATTCGCGTGCCGGGGTTCGAGCAGGGCAATTTCGTCGGGCCGACCCTGTTTTCCGGGGTGACCACCGACATGCGCATCTACACCGAGGAAATCTTCGGGCCGGTGCTGGTGGTGCTGGAAGTCGACACCCTCGACCAGGCGATTGCCCTGGTCAACGCCAACCCGTTTGGCAACGGCACGGGCCTGTTCACCCAGAGCGGCGCGGCGGCCCGCAAGTTTCAGAGTGAGATCGACGTCGGCCAGGTGGGGATCAACATCCCGATCCCAGTGCCGGTGCCGTTCTTCAGCTTCACCGGTTCGCGGGGTTCGAAACTCGGCGACCTCGGCCCGTACGGCAAACAAGTGGTGCAGTTCTACACTCAGACCAAGACCGTTACCGCGCGCTGGTTCGATGATGACAGCGTCAATGACGGCGTGAACACCACCATCAACCTGCGTTAA